The following are from one region of the Magallana gigas chromosome 4, xbMagGiga1.1, whole genome shotgun sequence genome:
- the LOC105322370 gene encoding uncharacterized protein, with translation MGTGGGWIQSLLVFLYITAPCHALVYEEKMPHLLRNCLERTSHKKGNVTRDTAESIDYMCTKEYLFKTPEERWHPDLDKVINTKTLKKFASLFKELDIGETRSHKIRYRYSSIKRHFVRVRRATPIIRKEIRMLSEEERQKFLKALVAMKADTSDPQRQPNVYDWFCNLHPNKVAPNAHYGPAFFGFHRIYLYLFEQQLRTYEPDTFLPFWDSTYESLLGTPTSSVLFTEDFLGGGTGTVTDGPFKNWKHDKVGVLIRNTANSGQLFQRETIDKIMMKMFMSDISNPDAEFDVNLEAKHGQVHAWIGGAMDNLDYSPADPIFYMHHCFVDAIWERFRDNQVKRGMDPTSYPDVTEGHAANKPMKPFYLEVKNGKKIYLKNKDGYALKWSQLVRYVYPKRECKRNSDCQSDVMVCREERCMTMTAHEYEASKAAPPPPPPPPAPPKRRHSSSVYKTPINKAPITAAFFTTTPAPTRGVDDLPGWDNWFMWRKKRSVSYVHTRYPYPYHYIRRHLYYLTRRYRKKSRQQRREKIGEVGIKYKYSDEKTSPIYHSLQNTFTIDGVEDIDNWVYIPIIVYYRRPNEVHYDAHPISHGHPIMNKDVFNQYHDANYITHKVGNPAKNANCYHIGSGATKVYVKATGMNYNGFYTDYALVDERQPLSFGLTEVGVKKPVGKTPSKVYISAHDPCGRSCKARCLVAGSNPPRYRACSGTIGVTSKGPLMYSSNIGDAHLNTYDFSTLPPTLSSKKIFLVFYCDQSEVWPWDA, from the exons ATGGGAACTGGAGGGGGATGGATCCAATCTTTATTGGTATTCTTGTACATCACAGCGCCGTGTCACGCCCTCGTATATGAAGAGAAGATGCCACATTTACTCCGCAATTGTTTGGAACGGACAAGTCATAAAAAGGGCAACGTGACGCGGGACACAGCCGAGTCCATCGACTACATGTGTACGAAGGAATATCTGTTCAAAACCCCCGAGGAAAGATGGCACCCAGATCTAGATAAAGTCATAAACACCAAGACTCTTAAAAAATTTGCATCTTTGTTCAAAGAACTTGACATTGGAGAAACCAGGAGTCATAAAATACGTTACAGATACTCCAGTATCAAGAGACATTTTGTCAGGGTCAGACGAGCAACGCCAATAATCCGTAAAGAAATCCGAATGCTGTCAGAGGAAGAAAGACAGAAGTTCCTCAAAGCTCTGGTGGCAATGAAAGCGGACACTAGCGATCCC CAAAGACAGCCAAATGTATACGACTGGTTCTGTAACTTGCACCCCAACAAGGTGGCTCCCAATGCGCACTATGGGCCGGCGTTCTTTGGATTCCATCGAATATACCTCTATCT ATTTGAGCAACAGCTGAGGACATACGAACCAGACACGTTTTTGCCATTTTGGGACTCCACGTACGAAAGTTTACTGGGCACTCCTACATCCAGTGTCTTGTTCACGGAAGATTTCCTGGGCGGGGGTACGGGGACCGTCACAGACGGACCCTTCAAAAACTGGAAGCACGATAAGGTGGGTGTCCTTATTAGAAACACAGCCAACAGTGGGCAGCTCTTCCAGCGAGAGACAATAGATAAAATCATGATGAAGATGTTTATGTCGGATATTTCAAACCCTGATGCCGAGTTTGATGTTAACCTTGAGGCAAAGCATGGTCAGGTCCATGCCTGGATAGGCGGCGCTATGGATAATTTGGACTATTCGCCGGCGGATCCgatcttttacatgcaccatTGCTTTGTTGATGCAATCTGGGAGCGGTTCAGAGATAACCAGGTCAAGCGTGGGATGGACCCAACATCTTATCCCGACGTCACCGAAGGACATGCAGCGAACAAACCGATGAAGCCTTTTTATCTAGAAGTGAAAAATGGTAAGAAAATATACTTGAAGAACAAAGATGGGTATGCCTTAAAATGGTCCCAGTTAGTACGATACGTATATCCGAAAAGAGAGTGCAAGAGAAATAGCGATTGTCAATCAGATGTGATGGTATGTCGAGAGGAACGGTGTATGACAATGACAGCTCATGAATACGAGGCTTCAAAGGCAGCGCCACCACCGCCGCCGCCGCCACCAGCACCACCTAAGAGACGACATTCATCGTCTGTATATAAGACACCTATCAACAAAGCTCCTATCACTGCAGCTTTTTTTACCACAACTCCAGCCCCCACGCGGGGTGTAGACGACCTTCCTGGCTGGGATAACTGGTTTATGTGGAGAAAGAAGAGAAGCGTTAGTTATGTTCACACACGATATCCCTATCCCTATCATTATATACGGCGCCATCTTTACTACCTGACCAGACGCTACAGGAAAAAGTCGAGACAGCAGAGGAGGGAAAAGATAGGAGAGGTTGGAATCAAATACAAGTACTCTGATGAGAAGACATCCCCGATCTACCATTCTCTTCAGAATACGTTTACCATCGACGGCGTGGAAGATATTGACAACTGGGTGTACATCCCAATTATAGTTTATTACAGACGACCAAACGAAGTCCATTATGATGCTCATCCTATAAGCCATGGTCATCCTATTATGAATAAGGACGTCTTCAACCAGTATCACGATGCCAACTACATCACGCACAAAGTGGGCAATCCTGCAAAGAATGCCAACTGTTATCATATTGGTTCCGGGGCCACCAAGGTATATGTGAAGGCAACAGGGATGAACTACAATGGGTTCTACACGGACTATGCTCTAGTCGATGAAAGGCAGCCCCTGTCCTTTGGGTTGACCGAAGTCGGGGTGAAGAAGCCGGTTGGTAAAACTCCATCAAAAGTCTATATTTCTGCCCACGATCCATGTGGCAGAAGTTGTAAAGCTCGGTGTCTGGTCGCGGGCTCCAATCCGCCTCGTTACAGAGCGTGCTCAGGGACGATTGGCGTCACCTCAAAGGGGCCTCTGATGTATAGTTCCAACATCGGCGACGCCCATCTCAACACATACGATTTCTCAACCCTTCCTCCAACTCTGTCCAGTAAGAAAATATTCCTAGTCTTCTATTGTGACCAGAGCGAGGTGTGGCCGTGGGACGCATGA
- the LOC105322369 gene encoding forkhead box protein P1 isoform X2, whose amino-acid sequence MERCDEGAVNLSSGRETTERSSMKDEEVKGHSPLCQEAEDKSPAHRVLSSLSPTPNSPTSSQSAAKRKVKSNSAIELNSGSQQPLMMMAAQHGLLPQHMQQLLQQQNQGLSAQQQMMQHQTAMLQHQQQKLQEHILQELNEQLQLNVIQQSQLMQGTSDKNKNSKQQLQQLAVQQQQLVQQIQQIQLQQRQFLLACLVQPFGVPQGMMSPTEIQQLWKEVAAQSGLEGGDPKSPFNGLTTPNPPTQGHWPNGLSPDGFLPGTGLMNQHPISIDTEEKSGSSKTGCLFRHGRCKWPNCDTPCEDQGEFQRHLATEHQLDDRSTAQARVQMQVVSQLEIQLVREKELLQGMMQHLHMKQPKSKPDPPSPQKAFHPKVSTPVPISMATVTSPVVAAPSPPKPVAALSSPLKQAPVSSVSAPPTPVPMVTHPMSLSLGIPPSMVTSLSKPPTPQSHSQPSTPTGGGPMRRRVSDKCNLPISAGTSEEIQRNRDFYKSTDVRPPFTYASLIRQAIIESPHKQLTLNEIYQWFQNTFAYFRRNEATWKNAVRHNLSLHKCFMRVENVKGAVWTVDEVEFYKRRPQKLGGNMPVKDVKSPSMNAEPVIFGETFNATLRAAIEQASMLNHQYSNGSMSMDGVEDLSMKSNRNSSSDNLSKYESPSRDSFIDVKEESSERDDTFLENGHSTVNSPLSVAVKGDDSSKQALDLSPRNQFDSEVSLDSRGDKEDAGCEQGLDLSPLSRSPKSSSPIGQHSSNQDTLSVPTSQDVMMTNMSELGS is encoded by the exons ATGGAGAGATGTGATGAAGGCGCTGTAAATCTATCCTCAGGACGGGAGACAACAGAGCGCAGTAGTATGAAGGACGAGGAAGTTAAG gGACACTCCCCCCTTTGTCAAGAGGCTGAGGACAAAAGCCCGGCTCACCGAGTCCTCAGTTCCCTTTCCCCCACCCCCAACTCCCCCACCTCTAGCCAAAGTGCAGCTAAACGCAAGGTCAAGTCCAACAGTGCCATCGAGCTCAATTCCGGCAGCCAGCAGCCTCTGATGATGATGGCTGCTCAACACGGGTTGCTCCCTCAGCATATGCAGCAGTTGCTGCAGCAACAAAATCAGGGTCTATCCGCTCAGCAACAGATGATGCAGCATCAGACAGCAATGTTGCAACACCAG CAGCAGAAATTACAAGAACACATCCTCCAAGAACTGAATGAGCAGCTTCAACTGAATGTCATTCAGCAATCCCAACTGATGCAGGGCACCTCAGACAAGAATAAGAACAGTAAGCAACAACTTCAGCAACTGGCTGTGCAACAACAGCAGCTGGTGCAACAAATTCAGCAAATACAGCTCCAGCAACGACAGTTCCTTCTAGCATGTCTTGTACAACCATTCGGAGTCCCACAAG GAATGATGTCCCCAACAGAAATTCAGCAGCTGTGGAAGGAAGTGGCCGCCCAATCGGGGCTTGAGGGAGGAGACCCCAAGTCGCCATTCAACGGACTGACCACCCCAAACCCCCCAACCCAGGGGCACTGGCCCAACGGGCTGTCACCCGACGGATTCTTACCTGGGACAG GTCTCATGAATCAGCATCCTATTTCCATTGACACAGAAGAAAAATCAGGGTCATCTAAAACAGGTTGTCTGTTTCGGCATGGACGCTGTAAGTGGCCAAACTGTGACACCCCATGCGAAGATCAGGGAGAATTCCAAAG ACATTTAGCCACAGAGCATCAGTTGGATGACCGGAGCACCGCCCAGGCCCGTGTCCAGATGCAGGTGGTCAGCCAGCTGGAAATCCAG TTGGTAAGAGAGAAAGAACTGCTTCAGGGTATGATGCAGCATCTCCACATGAAACAGCCTAAGTCTAAACCAGACCCTCCATCCCCACAG aaagctTTTCATCCCAAAGTTTCTACGCCTGTTCCCATTTCCATGGCAACAGTGACCTCCCCTGTGGTGGCCGCCCCCAGCCCGCCCAAGCCAGTGGCAGCCTTGTCTTCCCCACTGAAGCAGGCCCCCGTCTCATCTGTCTCAGCCCCACCCACCCCTGTACCCATGGTGACGCACCCTATGTCCCTTTCCCTGGGGATCCCCCCTTCCATGGTGACATCACTCTCCAAGCCCCCCACACCTCAGTCCCACTCACAACCATCAACGCCCACCGGCGGTGGACCAATGAGACGGCGCGTCTCAGACAAGTGTAACCTCCCGATCTCAGCCGGCACCTCAGAGG AAATCCAAAGAAACCGTGATTTCTACAAGAGCACTGATGTACGACCTCCTTTTACGTACGCTTCATTAATTCGCCAG GCTATCATTGAATCGCCTCACAAACAGCTGACACTAAACGAGATCTACCAGTGGTTCCAGAATACCTTTGCTTACTTCCGACGCAATGAGGCGACTTGGAAG AATGCGGTGCGACACAACCTTAGTCTTCACAAGTGCTTCATGAGAGTGGAGAATGTGAAAGGAGCAGTGTGGACCGTAGACGAGGTGGAGTTCTACAAACGACGACCTCAGAAACTCGGAGG AAATATGCCTGTCAAAGATGTAAAAAGTCCCTCAATGAATGCTGAACCTGTTATCTTCGGAGAGACTTTCAATGCCACTTTAAGG GCTGCCATTGAACAGGCCTCCATGTTAAATCACCAGTACAGCAATGGCTCCATGTCTATGGATGGAGTAGAGGATCTGTCGATGAAGTCCAACAGGAACAGTAGCTCAGACAACCTGAGCAAGTACGAGTCCCCCTCACG AGACAGTTTCATTGATGTCAAAGAAGAAAGCTCAGAACGAGATGACACATTCCTTGAAAATGGTCACTCAACCGTGAACAGTCCCCTCTCTGTGGCAGTCAAGGGTGACGACTCCTCCAAACAAGCCCTGGATCTGTCCCCTAGGAACCAGTTTGACAGCGAGGTATCCCTGGACAGCCGGGGGGACAAGGAAGATGCAGGTTGTGAACAGGGTCTAGATCTGTCCCCCCTCTCGAGGTCACCAAAGTCCAGTTCACCCATTGGACAACATTCATCCAATCAGGACACTCTCTCAGTGCCGACATCACAGGATGTGATGATGACCAATATGTCCGAGCTGGGATCCTGA